In one Cryptococcus deuterogattii R265 chromosome 11, complete sequence genomic region, the following are encoded:
- a CDS encoding cytoplasmic protein gives MSAANLNRSFSVYSIPTQLLQSLAVRSIQAQNSDQQQSVLPTSASTSAAAAPPPIGTGISCQTCPQAEFDTIEEQRAHFKSDWHRYNAKVKLNASAKVVSLEEWDNMVEGISSISGSASSTSGSEQSKVARLLKNQTLDESDDDSSAAAELADRQRRAHLRTAVIWFSPSAPVPQLNIPKDTQFGVHRALFPPYEKAGDYLEELRRMQLSGNEEEDGERRLTFLMVAGGHFAGMVVGIRPRGKTEKQDVKGAGDVRVLKHKTFHRYTTRKKQGGSQAINDNNKSKAISAGAMLRRYGEQALQEEIRALLIDWADDIHASERIFIRASTHGKKSFWGYEGAPLEKNDERLRTFPFPTRRPTLQELLRCWYELTRVRVSHLSEEALKQQDEAYIASLQPKTQTKAKSTPAPVKEVKSEAPKISAEEEARLDRWQRLEEMVRKGRINALRPFWEKYGEEFLFTPASASSSLSPEEQSQYTQPYLLSAASSSSQPEVLTYLLSELKFNPTLVVPSDSLKRPYDLASSKAIRDIYRKFAYDNPDLWDWKAARVPPGLSEEMEAEQREKKAGRRKGLKEKLKEREKARQEAEVREAQEEEEKRLEREKEEREKPTRLGVSGPQKLGGGSAEGLAGLSAEMRMQIERERRARAAEARFGSR, from the exons TCCTCAGGCGGAATTTGATACTATTGAAGAGCAACGTGCCCACTTCAAAAGTGACTGGCATCGGTATAATGCTAAGGTCAAGCTGAATGCAAGCGCCAAGGTTGTCAGTCTTGAGGAGTGGGACAACATGGTTGAAG GTATTTCATCAATATCAGGAAGtgcatcttccacctccgGATCTGAACAGAGCAAAGTGGCTCGACTACTCAAAAACCAAACGCTCGATGAATCAGATGATGACTCTTCTGCAGCTGCTGAGCTAGCTGATCGGCAACGTCGAGCCCATCTCCGTACAGCTGTCATCTGGttctccccttccgccCCTGTCCCTCAGCTGAATATACCAAAAGACACTCAATTTGGAGTTCACCGAGCTCTCTTTCCGCCTTATGAAAAGGCTGGTGATTATCTGGAGGAATTAAGACGAATGCAGCTGTCCGgtaatgaagaagaggatggagagaggagattgacGTTTTTGATGGTTGCAGGAGGACATTTTGCGGGAATGGTTGTTGGGATAAGACCGAGGGGCAAGACGGAAAAGCAGGATGTCAAGGGGGCTGGAGATGTGAGGGTTCTGAAACACAAGACTTTCCATCGTTATACCA CTCGTAAGAAGCAAGGTGGATCTCAGGCGATTAacgacaacaacaaatcaaAAGCTATCTCCGCCGGTGCTATGCTTCGTAGATACGGTGAACAAGCCCTTCAAGAAGAAATACGTGCGCTTCTGATCGATTGGGCCGATGACATCCATGCTTCAGAACGGATCTTCATTCGTGCCAGTACTCATGGCAAAAAATCTTTCTGGGGCTACGAAGGCGCTCCGCTcgagaagaatgatgaacGATTAAGGACGTTTCCTTTCCCAACGAGAAGGCCGACCTTGCAAGAGCTGTTGAGGTGTTGGTATGAATTGACCAGGGTCAGGGTTTCTCATTTAAGCGAGGAGGCATTGAAGCAGCAAGATGAAGCGTACATCGCTTCTCTCCAACCCAAGACGCAAACAAAGGCCAAGTCTACTCCCGCGCCTGTCAAAGAGGTCAAGTCGGAAGCACCAAAGATTTCggctgaggaagaggcgaggCTGGATAGATGGCAGAggttggaagagatggtaCGAAAAGGACGTATCAATGCGCTCAGACCTTTCTGGGAAAAGTATGGCGAAGAATTTCTATTCACCCCTGCttcagcatcatcttccctgtCTCCTGAAGAACAATCCCAATACACACAaccttatcttctttctgcggcgtcatcgtcatcccAGCCTGAAGTCTTAACATACCTCCTCTCCGAGCTCAAATTCAACCCTACCCTCGTAGTTCCGAGTGACTCATTAAAACGCCCGTACGACCTCGCCTCATCCAAGGCTATCAGGGATATTTATCGTAAATTCGCTTACGACAACCCAGACTTGTGGGATTGGAAAGCGGCCCGCGTTCCACCAGGATTGAGcgaggaaatggaagcagagcaaagggaaaagaaggccggaagaagaaagggattAAAggaaaagctcaaggagagggaaaaggctAGACAGGAAGCCGAGGTGAGGGAAgcacaagaagaggaggagaagcgattggagagggagaaggaagagagagagaagccGACGAGGTTGGGTGTGAGCGGTCCGCAGAAGTTGGGTGGGGGTTCAGCCGAGGGACTGGCCGGGCTGAGTgcggagatgaggatgcaGATTGAAAGAGAACGAAGAGCCAGGGCCGCAGAGGCGCGGTTCGGGAGCAGATAG